From a single Miscanthus floridulus cultivar M001 chromosome 8, ASM1932011v1, whole genome shotgun sequence genomic region:
- the LOC136477893 gene encoding U-box domain-containing protein 33-like → MEGAGSAAHRRWGTSSSSQYSFRTSVSSAAEITGGDENEMEASRAAPPVENRVFVAVPEDVKHGKSTLLWALENLAKDGSGSGVVIAHVHCPAQMIPMMGGKVHYTMVNAKQVNDHRKKVRAEAEEKLNEYVKICIRQKVSCEKIIIDKEDVAKGLEELIALHGITRLVMGAAADKHHSKKMKSLKSKTALRLTEAAASSCKIWFTCKGHLICTREANTTVPAIPPSPAFTVASESSVTSVGSRLRSMTIHHSESDASSSNGSPRHDLIRSRTEVGLYPSLESINTPSRLYESCGRPTRTSRSSIDSWDEFGRRSQNSWHDLSRNDDAVTISGLAMPHGMQEPDDENFSSPSHELENPGVDANANIYRRLTEALSEAERYKKEAHEESAKRLRAELDMASALGNLYELYQQEIRQRKTIEETLASQEQEIEEIKRQYDVTSNELHDVKEQKLVLEQQITEMASAIKDYEEKMAANEYLTQMLQTDNEKLQQERDAAVTEAEGLRQKNDNKISAPLPAEILNTEFSYFELEQATEGFDERLKIGEGGFGSVYKGFLRNTTVAVKLLNPQSMQGQSEFNQEVAVLGRVRHPNLVTLIGACREAFGLVYEFLPNGSLEDRLACTNNTLPLTWQVRTKIICEMCSALIFLHSNKPHPVVHGDLKPGNILLDANFVSKLGDFGICRLLSQSNTTTTRAITTKLHRTTTPKGTFAYMDPEFLSTGELTPRSDVYSFGIIILRLLTGRPPKSIAEVVEDAVERGELHTVLDPTAGDWPFVQANQLAHIGLRCAEMSRRRRPDLVGEVWKVVEPLMKAASLDAGRLSFAPSSLDDAHAPSYFVCPIFQEVMSDPHIAADGFTYEAEAITGWFDSGRDTSPMTNLKLEHCELTPNRALRSAILEWQQQLQQQRR, encoded by the exons ATGGAGGGCGCCGGCAGTGCGGCGCACAGACGGTGgggcacgtcgtcgtcgtcgcagtACAGCTTCAGGACGTCCGTGAGCAGCGCCGCGGAGATCACCGGCGGCGATGAGAATGAGATGGAGGCAAGCCGAGCGGCACCGCCCGTGGAGAACAGAGTTTTCGTGGCCGTCCCGGAGGACGTCAAGCACGGGAAGAGCACCCTGCTGTGGGCGCTGGAGAACCTGGCCAAGGACGGCTCCGGCTCCGGGGTCGTCATCGCTCACGTCCACTGCCCCGCGCAGATGATCCCCATGA TGGGAGGAAAAGTTCATTACACTATGGTGAATGCAAAACAGGTCAATGATCATAGGAAGAAGGTGCGAGCAGAGGCAGAAGAGAAACTAAATGAATACGTCAAGATATGCATAAGGCAGAAG GTCAGCTGCGAGAAAATCATAATCGACAAAGAGGATGTTGCTAAAGGGCTTGAGGAGCTAATTGCTCTTCACGGCATCACCAGGCTTGTCATGGGTGCAGCTGCAGACAAACATCACTCAAA GAAAATGAAATCACTGAAGTCCAAGACGGCACTCAGACTGACAGAGGCAGCAGCATCATCGTGTAAGATATGGTTTACTTGTAAAGGGCATCTTATATGCACCAG GGAGGCAAATACAACTGTTCCTGCAATACCACCATCACCTGCGTTCACGGTTGCATCAGAGTCATCAGTAACCAGCGTTGGTAGCCGTCTGAGATCAATGACAATCCATCATTCAGAGAGTGATGCATCAAGCTCAAACGGAAGTCCAAGGCACGATCTGATACGATCGAGAACAGAAGTGGGGCTGTATCCATCTCTAGAATCTATCAATACACCGTCTCGGCTATATGAATCCTGTGGCAGGCCTACAAGAACATCAAGAAGTTCTATTGATTCTTGGGATGAATTTGGGAGGAGATCGCAGAACTCATGGCACGATCTATCAAGAAATGATGATGCAGTCACTATCTCTGGATTAGCAATGCCGCATGGAATGCAAGAACCTGATGATGAGAACTTTTCATCCCCTTCTCATGAGCTG GAAAATCCAGGCGTTGATGCTAATGCTAACATATACAGAAGACTCACAGAGGCTCTCAGTGAAGCTGAACGGTATAAGAAAGAAGCACATGAAGAATCAGCCAAACGCCTAAGAGCTGAACTAGATATGGCTTCAGCTCTTGGAAAT TTATACGAGTTATATCAGCAAGAGATAAGGCAGCGCAAAACAATCGAGGAAACACTGGCGAGCCAAGAACAGGAGATTGAAGAAATAAAAAGACAGTATGATGTGACATCCAACGAATTGCATGATGTCAAAGAGCAGAAACTCGTCCTTGAGCAACAAATAACAGAGATGGCATCTGCTATCAAAGATTACGAAGAGAAGATGGCAGCAAACGAATACCTCACCCAAATGCTGCAAACAGATAATGAGAAGCTGCAACAAGAGCGCGACGCAGCTGTAACTGAAGCTGAAGGTTTGCGCCAGAAGAATGACAATAAGATTTCAGCACCGTTGCCAGCTGAAATACTGAACACCGAGTTCTCCTACTTTGAGCTAGAACAAGCCACTGAAGGTTTTGATGAGAGGCTTAAGATTGGCGAGGGTGGTTTCGGAAGCGTCTACAAAGGCTTCCTCCGCAACACAACTGTAGCTGTAAAGCTGCTGAATCCACAGAGTATGCAAGGACAGTCAGAATTCAACCAAGAG GTTGCTGTTCTCGGTAGAGTGCGGCATCCAAACCTTGTCACACTGATTGGCGCGTGCCGGGAGGCATTCGGCCTGGTGTACGAGTTCCTCCCCAACGGAAGCCTCGAGGACCGGCTCGCGTGCACCAACAACACGCTGCCACTGACATGGCAGGTGCGCACCAAGATCATCTGCGAGATGTGCTCGGCCCTTATCTTCCTCCACTCGAACAAGCCGCACCCGGTGGTCCACGGCGACCTGAAGCCGGGCAACATCCTCCTGGACGCCAACTTCGTAAGCAAGCTAGGGGACTTCGGCATCTGCCGCCTCCTGAGCCAgtccaacaccaccaccaccagggcCATCACCACAAAGCTGCACAGGACGACCACCCCGAAGGGGACCTTCGCGTACATGGACCCGGAGTTCCTGTCCACCGGCGAGCTCACCCCGCGGTCCGACGTGTACTCGTTCGGCATCATCATCCTGCGGCTCCTGACGGGGCGGCCGCCCAAGAGCATCGCGGAGGTGGTGGAGGACGCGGTGGAGCGGGGGGAGCTGCACACCGTCCTCGACCCGACCGCGGGGGACTGGCCGTTCGTGCAGGCCAACCAGCTGGCGCACATCGGCCTGCGGTGCGCGGAGatgagccggcggcggcggcctgacCTCGTGGGggaggtgtggaaggtggtggagcccCTCATGAAGGCCGCCTCGCTCGACGCTGGGCGGCTGTCGTTCGCGCCGTCGTCGCTGGATGACGCGCACGCGCCATCCTACTTCGTCTGCCCAATCTTCCAGGAGGTGATGAGCGATCCCCACATCGCCGCCGACGGGTTCACGTACGAGGCCGAGGCGATCACGGGGTGGTTCGACAGCGGGCGCGACACGTCGCCGATGACGAATCTGAAGCTCGAGCACTGTGAGCTGACGCCCAACAGGGCGCTCCGCTCGGCGATTCTCGAGTGGCAGCAGCAGTTGCAGCAGCAGCGGAGATAA